In Gemmata obscuriglobus, a single genomic region encodes these proteins:
- a CDS encoding uracil-DNA glycosylase produces the protein MSDGPIDLVQQLRAHLHSLGAAGVLFAPRGEPLVIARPAPRAEVVPAEEVAPAEDPLETRRRALATLAAEVSNCDKCSELFSTRLRAVFGTGPLDPEVAFVGEAPGYEEDAQGEPFVGKGGQLLRRIIAACQLPSAQEYLLNIIKCRPPRTRPPTMAECGNCRDIFRRQFELVRPKYLVALGLTASRLLSGKVSATALGALRGQVHQYRGVPLICTHHPNDIDADGTGRLKRETWDDMKLLLRTMGRDVPAAK, from the coding sequence ATGTCCGACGGGCCGATCGATTTGGTTCAGCAACTGCGGGCGCACCTGCACTCGCTCGGTGCCGCCGGCGTGCTGTTCGCGCCCCGCGGCGAGCCGCTCGTCATCGCCCGCCCGGCCCCGCGCGCGGAAGTCGTTCCGGCGGAAGAGGTAGCGCCGGCCGAAGACCCGCTGGAGACGCGCCGCCGTGCGCTCGCCACGCTCGCGGCCGAGGTGAGCAACTGTGACAAGTGCAGCGAGCTGTTCTCCACCCGGCTGCGGGCCGTGTTCGGCACCGGGCCGCTCGACCCGGAGGTGGCTTTTGTGGGCGAGGCCCCCGGTTACGAAGAAGACGCGCAGGGCGAGCCCTTTGTCGGTAAGGGCGGGCAACTGCTGCGGCGCATCATCGCTGCGTGCCAGTTGCCGTCGGCGCAGGAGTACCTGCTCAACATCATCAAGTGCCGGCCGCCGCGGACCCGCCCCCCGACGATGGCCGAGTGCGGCAACTGTCGCGACATCTTCCGCCGGCAGTTCGAACTCGTGCGGCCGAAGTACCTCGTCGCACTGGGGCTTACGGCGTCGCGGCTGCTCAGCGGCAAGGTCAGCGCGACCGCGCTCGGCGCGCTCCGCGGCCAGGTTCACCAGTACCGCGGGGTTCCGCTGATCTGCACGCACCACCCGAACGACATTGATGCGGACGGGACCGGGAGGCTGAAACGCGAGACCTGGGACGACATGAAGTTGTTGCTGCGCACAATGGGCCGCGACGTGCCTGCCGCGAAGTGA
- a CDS encoding HEAT repeat domain-containing protein: MHPLPPSRSRPAPGARGASRAALALLAALMFGALAAAQPPKEPDKKEPEKKEPEKKEPTKAPEPRWPTEINGKDIKAVMKDMEDPDPTAREFAAKMLPGFGPPAQKGEVSKLLLRRMVAEKDPGVRFAVWGAVGEIAFDSEADNKEAIRILAQIIDTAQSGGPSRYQAVQTVTRFGYKGEPAVTALTGTAMTDVSYETRRVIAHSLGRVGGNESTGPNMKALTALADRLARDESAAVRMEALQSLLYLGPPWAEVKKPGDKTPPAIKTESAGVIIKSMKARVGDPKHKVVGLEKDRQVEIWARLVLMRFDPKEVNDENLEAFAKHLTNPDVGVRVQALQAIAIMGEAGARKLEAVAGLLREKDQPLQLTIAAVQVLEAMGGGAKGALPELRKFVTETKKEGEKIGGSKPAEKLTAEELQNKKNNEALITLVEKAIKSIEEAKGTTTFQPDPPKK; the protein is encoded by the coding sequence ATGCACCCCCTCCCACCGTCCCGCTCCCGCCCCGCCCCAGGGGCCAGGGGCGCCTCTCGCGCCGCGCTGGCTTTGCTCGCGGCCCTCATGTTCGGCGCGCTCGCCGCCGCGCAACCGCCCAAGGAGCCGGACAAGAAGGAGCCCGAGAAAAAAGAGCCGGAGAAGAAGGAGCCGACCAAGGCGCCCGAACCGCGGTGGCCGACCGAGATCAACGGCAAAGACATCAAAGCCGTGATGAAGGACATGGAGGACCCGGACCCGACGGCCCGCGAGTTCGCGGCCAAGATGCTGCCCGGGTTCGGCCCGCCCGCGCAGAAGGGGGAGGTCAGCAAGCTGTTGCTCCGGCGCATGGTGGCCGAAAAGGACCCGGGGGTGCGGTTCGCGGTGTGGGGGGCGGTCGGCGAGATCGCGTTCGATTCGGAGGCGGACAACAAGGAAGCGATCCGCATCCTGGCTCAGATCATCGACACCGCGCAGAGCGGCGGCCCGTCGCGGTATCAGGCGGTGCAGACGGTCACGCGGTTCGGGTACAAAGGCGAGCCCGCCGTCACGGCTCTCACCGGCACCGCGATGACCGACGTGTCCTACGAAACCCGCCGGGTGATCGCGCACTCGTTGGGCCGGGTCGGCGGCAACGAATCGACCGGCCCGAACATGAAGGCTCTCACCGCCCTCGCCGACCGGCTCGCCCGGGACGAGAGCGCCGCGGTCCGCATGGAAGCCCTTCAGTCGCTCCTGTACCTCGGGCCGCCGTGGGCGGAGGTGAAGAAGCCGGGCGACAAAACGCCCCCCGCCATCAAAACGGAGTCGGCGGGGGTCATCATCAAGTCCATGAAGGCCCGGGTCGGCGACCCGAAGCACAAGGTGGTCGGGTTGGAGAAGGACCGTCAGGTCGAGATCTGGGCGCGGCTGGTGCTGATGCGGTTCGACCCGAAAGAGGTCAACGATGAGAACCTGGAGGCGTTCGCCAAGCACCTCACCAACCCGGACGTTGGGGTGCGGGTGCAGGCGCTCCAGGCGATCGCGATCATGGGCGAGGCCGGCGCGCGGAAGCTCGAGGCGGTGGCGGGGCTCCTGCGGGAAAAGGACCAGCCGCTGCAACTCACGATCGCGGCCGTGCAGGTGCTGGAGGCGATGGGCGGCGGGGCGAAAGGCGCCCTCCCGGAGCTGCGCAAATTCGTCACCGAAACCAAGAAAGAGGGCGAGAAGATCGGCGGGTCGAAGCCGGCCGAAAAGCTCACCGCCGAGGAGCTTCAGAACAAGAAGAACAACGAGGCGCTGATCACACTGGTCGAGAAGGCCATCAAGAGCATTGAGGAAGCGAAAGGCACAACGACCTTCCAGCCGGACCCGCCGAAGAAGTAG
- a CDS encoding protein kinase domain-containing protein: MAGGFRCSSGHVWYPPGGTASVCPVCGGTAVLLTADEPSVLVLAGEGGQAPRPAQDHNEPTVTFVHAGGADTPDPSFGSLAGLVPPAPGPDTGTVSGPPSSVVPFGHADTVDFTPPQVPGYEILHEVGRGGMGVVYKARQLNLNRVVALKMILSGAHAGATERERFRREAESVAALQHSHIVQIFDIGEANGHPYLALEFVDGGSLAQSLSGTPWEGRRAAELVELLARAVQFAHAAGIVHRDLKPGNILLTQDAGPADDENRAEGRTAGNSAPPRPCDWRPKVTDFGLAKRLDETQADGGGTRTGAVMGTPSYIAPEQAGGKSRDVGPPADVYALGAILYELLTGRPPFRGETPLDTVLQVLHDDPVQPKRLHAPVPRDLETICLKCLSKQPARRYASAADLAADLRRFLDGEPIRARPLSAWGRGVKWAGRHPSLAVLLATTAVAAVALVAVLSVAYVRVRDAKDAKEHEARAAQDERLRAEAEKWRAEELAAKNEEQRNRAVAQAEELKLETQRTRRAAYALQLAQVAILCERDPFRAAALLEDESRCPTDLRDFAWAYLRRLCQRDDRAYLDHRPDDPLRAVAYAPDGALVATAGDAGSVRVWDPRHGHTWVTFSGHEGAVHGLAFSPDGTTLASAGADGTVRLWLLPLDVIATAKRVAGVFPNWVPPLANRFVGVPELQAAMVLQAGPKGVNCVAFAPDGRTLVSGGDDGSLRWWDLSGWRPAVSDLAALGGAGARAVALARAAAAPDARPVWEQKKLGAHAGGVLCVAFSRNGSYLVSGGADHLARVLSADGTKSVRTLPAHADAVRAVAVSPDGRTVATVNNGLSPHVRLFDTQTWRDRRLFGHTATIYALAFSDDGRQLASSGFDKTVRLWDAEDGRERGQLVGHSQQINAVAFSPDRRTVVSAGMDGAAVVWQTGTRAHEPDDVLRLARDASGKPAQALTAFALNRTGSALVSVDDLGRVRMGAVDYAPPGRPPAPAGPLWLTPLPYWSGPARPTARAATASADGRTFAVATKDELLVWQPPPPGPRPARGGILPVAVRTAHPVHTLGIDPTGRWLVTLDPTGVRKYDLRVLRTASSRPGALPGGDLVMPATDARELAFHPSREWLAVGVGGGVRVVTLGGAILADQPSAHGAARVEALGFDSSGTRLATGDSAGLIRLWEVDDGGRLAADRYLTGHGGAVHALAFNPNGRTLASGSDDRTVILWDPVAGRERLALTGHADRVLEVAFTADGGALVSVSRDGAVKRWRADVRSAAPNLALPPALPQM, translated from the coding sequence ATGGCCGGTGGTTTTCGCTGCTCGTCCGGCCACGTCTGGTACCCGCCGGGCGGGACCGCGAGCGTGTGCCCGGTGTGCGGCGGCACCGCCGTTCTGCTCACGGCCGACGAGCCGTCCGTACTCGTACTCGCCGGCGAGGGGGGCCAAGCCCCGCGGCCCGCGCAGGATCACAACGAGCCGACGGTCACGTTCGTCCACGCGGGCGGTGCAGACACCCCGGACCCGTCCTTCGGCTCGCTCGCCGGGCTCGTGCCGCCCGCGCCCGGCCCGGACACGGGCACCGTATCGGGCCCGCCGAGCAGCGTGGTCCCGTTCGGCCACGCCGACACCGTCGATTTCACCCCGCCGCAGGTTCCCGGGTACGAGATCCTGCACGAGGTCGGGCGCGGCGGCATGGGCGTGGTGTACAAGGCCCGCCAGTTGAACCTGAACCGCGTGGTCGCGCTCAAGATGATCCTCTCCGGCGCGCACGCCGGGGCGACCGAGCGCGAGCGGTTCCGGCGCGAGGCGGAGTCGGTGGCCGCGCTGCAGCACTCGCACATCGTCCAGATCTTCGACATCGGCGAGGCGAACGGGCACCCGTATCTTGCGCTGGAGTTCGTCGACGGCGGGAGCCTCGCCCAGAGCCTCAGCGGCACCCCGTGGGAGGGCCGGCGCGCCGCCGAACTCGTCGAACTGCTCGCGCGGGCGGTCCAGTTCGCCCACGCCGCCGGGATCGTTCACCGCGACCTGAAGCCGGGCAACATCTTGCTGACGCAAGACGCGGGGCCGGCGGACGACGAGAACCGGGCCGAGGGCCGCACCGCGGGGAACTCGGCCCCGCCCCGCCCCTGCGACTGGCGGCCCAAGGTGACCGACTTCGGGCTGGCCAAGCGGCTCGACGAGACGCAGGCGGACGGCGGCGGCACCCGCACCGGGGCGGTGATGGGCACGCCGAGCTACATCGCCCCCGAGCAGGCCGGCGGCAAGAGCCGGGACGTGGGGCCGCCGGCCGACGTGTACGCGCTCGGCGCGATCCTGTACGAACTGCTCACCGGGCGGCCCCCGTTCCGCGGCGAGACCCCGCTCGACACCGTTTTGCAGGTGCTCCACGACGACCCGGTGCAGCCCAAGCGGCTGCACGCGCCGGTCCCGCGCGACCTCGAAACCATCTGCCTCAAGTGCCTCTCGAAGCAGCCGGCGCGCCGGTACGCCAGCGCCGCCGACCTGGCCGCCGACCTGCGCCGCTTCCTGGACGGCGAGCCGATCCGGGCGCGCCCGCTGTCGGCGTGGGGGCGGGGGGTGAAGTGGGCGGGGCGGCACCCGTCGCTGGCGGTGCTGCTCGCGACCACCGCGGTCGCGGCGGTCGCGCTGGTGGCGGTGCTGTCGGTGGCGTACGTGCGGGTCCGGGACGCCAAGGACGCCAAGGAACACGAGGCGCGGGCCGCGCAGGACGAGCGGCTGCGCGCGGAGGCCGAGAAGTGGCGGGCCGAGGAGCTGGCCGCGAAGAACGAGGAGCAGCGGAACCGGGCGGTCGCCCAGGCCGAGGAGCTGAAGCTGGAGACCCAGCGCACCCGCCGCGCCGCGTACGCCCTCCAGCTCGCGCAGGTGGCGATCCTGTGCGAGCGCGACCCGTTCCGCGCGGCCGCCCTGCTCGAGGACGAGTCCCGGTGCCCGACGGACCTGCGCGACTTCGCGTGGGCGTACCTGCGGCGGCTGTGCCAGCGCGACGACCGGGCGTACCTGGACCACCGCCCCGACGACCCGTTGCGGGCCGTCGCGTACGCTCCGGACGGCGCGCTCGTCGCCACCGCCGGCGACGCCGGCTCGGTTCGCGTGTGGGACCCGCGCCACGGGCACACGTGGGTCACGTTCAGCGGGCACGAGGGCGCCGTCCACGGGCTCGCGTTCAGCCCGGACGGCACCACGCTGGCGTCCGCGGGCGCGGACGGCACCGTGCGGCTCTGGCTCTTGCCGCTGGACGTGATCGCGACCGCCAAGAGGGTCGCCGGCGTGTTCCCCAACTGGGTGCCGCCGCTGGCGAACCGGTTCGTCGGGGTGCCGGAGTTGCAGGCCGCAATGGTGCTCCAGGCGGGTCCGAAGGGCGTGAACTGCGTCGCGTTCGCTCCCGACGGGCGGACGCTGGTGAGCGGCGGCGACGACGGGTCCCTGCGGTGGTGGGACCTGTCCGGGTGGCGCCCCGCGGTGTCCGACCTCGCGGCCCTCGGCGGCGCCGGCGCGCGGGCCGTGGCGCTGGCCCGCGCCGCCGCCGCGCCGGACGCCCGCCCGGTGTGGGAGCAGAAGAAGCTGGGCGCGCACGCCGGGGGCGTGCTCTGCGTCGCGTTCTCGCGGAACGGCAGCTACCTCGTCTCCGGCGGCGCCGATCACCTCGCCCGGGTGCTCTCCGCCGACGGCACCAAATCGGTCCGCACGCTGCCCGCCCACGCCGACGCGGTCCGCGCGGTGGCCGTGTCGCCGGACGGGCGGACGGTCGCGACCGTGAACAACGGGCTGTCGCCGCACGTCCGGCTGTTCGACACGCAGACCTGGCGCGACCGCCGGCTGTTCGGCCACACCGCGACCATCTACGCGCTGGCGTTCAGCGACGACGGGCGGCAGCTCGCGAGTTCCGGGTTCGACAAGACGGTGCGGCTGTGGGACGCGGAGGACGGGCGCGAGCGCGGCCAGCTCGTCGGGCACTCGCAGCAGATCAACGCGGTGGCGTTCAGCCCGGACCGGCGCACGGTCGTTTCGGCCGGTATGGACGGGGCGGCGGTGGTGTGGCAGACCGGCACCCGCGCCCACGAACCGGACGACGTGCTGCGGCTGGCCCGCGACGCGAGCGGGAAGCCGGCCCAGGCCCTGACCGCGTTCGCACTGAACCGCACGGGTTCGGCGCTGGTGTCGGTCGACGACCTCGGGCGGGTGCGAATGGGCGCGGTCGATTACGCCCCGCCCGGCCGCCCGCCCGCTCCCGCAGGGCCACTGTGGCTGACGCCGCTCCCGTACTGGTCGGGGCCGGCCCGCCCGACGGCCCGCGCCGCAACGGCGTCGGCCGACGGACGCACCTTCGCGGTGGCCACGAAGGACGAGCTGCTCGTCTGGCAGCCTCCGCCGCCCGGACCGCGCCCGGCGCGGGGCGGCATCCTCCCGGTGGCCGTGCGGACCGCGCACCCCGTTCACACCCTCGGCATCGACCCGACCGGGCGCTGGCTCGTCACGCTCGACCCCACCGGGGTGCGGAAGTACGACCTGCGCGTGCTCCGCACCGCGAGCAGCCGCCCCGGCGCCCTTCCGGGCGGAGACCTGGTGATGCCCGCGACGGACGCACGGGAGCTCGCGTTCCATCCGTCGCGGGAGTGGTTAGCGGTCGGTGTGGGGGGCGGGGTGCGAGTGGTCACGCTCGGCGGCGCGATCCTCGCCGACCAGCCGTCGGCTCACGGCGCGGCCCGGGTCGAGGCGCTCGGTTTCGACTCATCCGGCACCCGGCTCGCGACCGGCGATTCTGCCGGTCTCATTCGGCTGTGGGAAGTGGACGATGGCGGGCGGCTCGCGGCCGACCGGTACCTGACCGGGCACGGCGGGGCGGTTCACGCGCTGGCGTTCAACCCGAACGGCCGGACGCTGGCGTCGGGCAGCGACGACCGCACGGTGATCCTGTGGGACCCGGTCGCGGGCCGCGAGCGGCTGGCGCTCACGGGGCACGCGGACCGTGTGCTGGAGGTGGCGTTCACCGCGGACGGCGGCGCGCTCGTCAGCGTGAGCCGCGACGGGGCCGTGAAGCGGTGGCGCGCCGACGTGCGATCCGCCGCGCCGAACCTGGCCCTGCCCCCGGCGCTACCACAAATGTGA
- a CDS encoding serine/threonine-protein kinase → MPAPATVPDFLELVRKGGLVPDKKLDELLGRYRATGTPPTVDQAAGVLVHNGLLTFFQAKQLKLGRYKRFTIGSKYRLLELIGAGGMGAVYLCEHTLMRRLVALKVLPVEKLDDPSNLDRFYREARAVAALDHPNIVRAYDIDQYEKLHFLVMEYVDGASLQEIAARYAMDKRPFDPLRAAHYVAQAAVGMQHAHELGMVHRDIKPGNLLLDRTGVIKVLDMGLARFFNKQQDSVTEKYDEKCVLGTADYLAPEQAVTNVVDVRADIYSLGGTLYFLLTGQTPFPDGTIAAKLVAHQTREPRPVEEFRSDVPAGVLAVLRKMMAKDPAERYQEPIEVAEALAEWAEAPIGPPPEREMPVLCPQVRALAAPPSTSGTGANLPLARALFGPGRGVFARTGGSSIDIPRVRPGDGTSAAAFPIAPPSAAAAPKYKSGPDTPVNGPVSTGRAAASPTTPIPPRAKAGAGAARTRPAPVGPLPLVTGKGRTWLVVALALLLAGVFVGGLVVAYQIGKGSKGSGRPPTAARPV, encoded by the coding sequence ATGCCGGCTCCCGCCACCGTCCCTGACTTTCTGGAGTTGGTCCGCAAGGGCGGGCTGGTTCCGGACAAGAAGCTCGACGAGTTGCTCGGACGGTACCGCGCCACCGGCACCCCCCCGACCGTGGACCAGGCCGCCGGCGTGCTGGTCCACAACGGGCTGCTCACCTTCTTCCAGGCCAAACAGCTCAAGCTCGGGCGGTACAAGCGGTTCACCATCGGCTCGAAGTACCGGCTCCTCGAGCTGATCGGGGCCGGCGGCATGGGCGCCGTGTACCTGTGCGAGCACACCCTCATGCGGCGGCTGGTGGCGCTCAAGGTGCTGCCGGTCGAGAAGCTCGACGACCCCTCCAACCTGGACCGGTTCTACCGCGAGGCCCGGGCCGTTGCGGCGCTGGACCACCCGAACATCGTCCGCGCCTACGACATCGACCAGTACGAGAAGCTCCACTTCCTGGTCATGGAGTACGTGGACGGGGCCAGCCTCCAGGAGATCGCCGCCCGGTACGCGATGGACAAGCGGCCGTTCGACCCGCTGCGGGCCGCCCACTACGTCGCGCAGGCGGCGGTCGGGATGCAGCACGCGCACGAACTCGGCATGGTCCACCGCGACATCAAGCCCGGGAACCTGCTCCTCGACCGCACCGGCGTCATCAAGGTGCTCGACATGGGGCTGGCGCGGTTCTTCAACAAGCAGCAGGACAGCGTCACCGAGAAGTACGACGAGAAGTGCGTGCTCGGCACCGCCGACTACCTGGCGCCGGAGCAGGCGGTGACCAACGTCGTGGACGTGCGGGCGGACATCTACTCCCTGGGCGGCACGCTGTACTTCCTGCTCACCGGCCAGACCCCGTTCCCGGACGGCACCATCGCCGCGAAGCTGGTGGCCCACCAGACGCGCGAGCCGAGGCCGGTCGAGGAGTTCCGCAGCGACGTGCCCGCCGGCGTCCTCGCGGTCCTGCGGAAGATGATGGCGAAGGACCCGGCGGAGCGGTACCAGGAGCCGATCGAGGTGGCCGAGGCGCTGGCCGAGTGGGCGGAGGCGCCGATCGGCCCGCCGCCGGAGCGCGAGATGCCGGTCCTGTGCCCGCAGGTGCGCGCGCTGGCGGCCCCCCCGAGCACGTCCGGGACCGGGGCGAACCTGCCGCTGGCCCGGGCGCTGTTCGGCCCCGGGCGCGGGGTGTTCGCCCGGACGGGCGGCAGCTCCATCGACATCCCCCGGGTGCGGCCCGGCGACGGCACGAGCGCCGCGGCGTTCCCGATCGCGCCCCCGTCGGCCGCGGCCGCCCCCAAGTACAAGTCGGGGCCCGACACGCCGGTCAACGGCCCGGTTTCGACCGGGCGGGCCGCCGCGTCTCCGACGACACCGATCCCGCCCCGGGCGAAAGCGGGCGCCGGTGCGGCCCGGACGCGCCCGGCGCCCGTCGGGCCTCTGCCCTTGGTCACCGGAAAGGGCCGGACGTGGTTGGTTGTGGCCCTGGCCCTGCTCCTAGCCGGGGTGTTCGTCGGCGGGCTCGTTGTGGCGTACCAGATCGGCAAGGGGTCGAAGGGCTCGGGCCGCCCGCCCACCGCCGCGCGTCCCGTGTAA
- a CDS encoding serine/threonine protein kinase has product MPAPTTADEMLELVRKSNLVDEAKLRNHVQKLRDAGGLPADPTKLAQLLVRDGVLTYFQAEQLLQGKYKRFNLGKYKVLEKLGSGGMGTVFLCEHKLMRRRVAVKVLPLPRAEDRASLDRFYREAKAAAAVDHPNVVRAYDIDQDDNLHFLVMEWVDGVNLQDLVKKFGPLDITRACHYIYGAAVGLQHAHEMGLIHRDVKPGNILVDRSGVVKLLDLGLARLTHDTEDNLTRQNDENVLGTADYLAPEQAMDSHTVDIRADIYSLGATFYYLLGGTPPFPEGSVAQKLIWHQTRVPRAIKALRAELPNELVAVIEKMMAKDPARRYQIPAEVTAALAEWVATPIPPPAEREMPVLSPAVIGSGRGSGPPSLVSGTATATGHARPHTLSTAATVVTAGATPPPAAAGTPAVWANLDTGDKDKGAARPEALPLPPEDEEERPSRVRTRTPPPSRRGGGGVVKAVVLLVAAVLVVAAAGAGAYFAFFAGKTASTAPSPPPPTSRRVIVSKGGGENAVGSLREAIAKVGPGDTIVITEPRLSEPTIRLDKHKHKDVTIESGLPDGRLAVIEPLAKGGLMFDTGGAEGLRLRNLEFDGKGQAEIGVQLSGNAPGTLLDNVTVRNVVKTGVHLWNVAGDRDRPVVLDRLRVALPATGETGLLSLATGGLDNKFVTVRNCRFEGPGRSGVLFDGPAIDFEVSNCRFYHLTAAGVSLARPGGRPMRCTFTNNTFYQMPIGFHFDGPANELGTGHTYKIALNYFAKTDELLKAPAAVPGLAAANNLCDPSCGPGTALAATKIEAPRLPDPNPNDDAAFLRFPVNPPTAEGSRVGAN; this is encoded by the coding sequence ATGCCCGCCCCCACGACCGCGGACGAGATGCTGGAACTGGTCCGGAAGAGCAACCTCGTCGACGAGGCCAAGCTCCGGAACCACGTCCAGAAGCTGCGCGACGCCGGGGGGCTCCCCGCCGACCCGACCAAGCTGGCCCAACTGCTCGTCCGCGACGGCGTGCTCACGTACTTCCAGGCCGAGCAACTGCTCCAGGGCAAGTACAAGCGGTTCAACCTGGGCAAGTACAAGGTGCTGGAGAAGCTCGGCAGCGGCGGCATGGGGACGGTGTTCCTGTGCGAGCACAAGCTCATGCGCCGCCGGGTCGCGGTGAAGGTGCTCCCGCTCCCGCGGGCCGAGGACCGCGCCAGCCTCGACCGGTTCTACCGGGAGGCGAAGGCCGCCGCCGCGGTGGACCACCCGAACGTCGTCCGCGCCTACGACATCGATCAGGACGACAACCTGCACTTCCTCGTCATGGAGTGGGTGGACGGGGTGAACCTGCAGGACCTCGTCAAGAAGTTCGGGCCGCTCGACATCACCCGCGCGTGCCACTACATTTACGGCGCCGCCGTGGGCCTCCAGCACGCCCACGAGATGGGGCTGATCCACCGCGACGTCAAGCCCGGCAACATCCTCGTGGACCGGTCGGGCGTGGTGAAGCTGCTGGACCTGGGGCTGGCCCGGCTGACGCACGACACCGAAGACAACCTGACCCGCCAGAACGACGAAAACGTGCTCGGCACCGCGGACTACCTCGCCCCCGAGCAGGCGATGGACAGCCACACGGTGGACATCCGGGCCGACATCTACTCGCTGGGGGCGACGTTCTACTACCTGCTCGGCGGCACCCCGCCGTTCCCCGAAGGGTCGGTCGCGCAGAAGCTGATCTGGCACCAGACGCGCGTCCCGCGGGCGATCAAGGCGCTCCGGGCCGAGTTGCCCAACGAGCTGGTCGCCGTGATCGAGAAGATGATGGCGAAGGACCCGGCCCGGCGGTACCAGATCCCCGCCGAAGTCACGGCGGCGCTGGCGGAGTGGGTGGCGACGCCGATCCCGCCGCCGGCCGAGCGCGAGATGCCGGTGCTGTCCCCGGCGGTGATCGGCAGCGGTCGCGGGTCGGGGCCGCCCTCACTGGTGTCCGGAACCGCGACCGCCACCGGGCACGCCCGCCCGCACACGCTCTCGACCGCCGCAACGGTCGTCACCGCCGGCGCTACGCCGCCCCCCGCGGCCGCAGGTACGCCGGCCGTGTGGGCGAACCTCGATACCGGTGACAAAGACAAGGGCGCGGCGCGCCCGGAGGCGCTGCCGCTACCGCCCGAGGATGAGGAGGAACGCCCGTCGCGCGTCCGCACGCGCACGCCGCCGCCCTCGCGTCGGGGCGGCGGCGGCGTGGTCAAGGCGGTTGTGCTGCTGGTCGCCGCCGTCCTGGTGGTCGCCGCGGCCGGCGCCGGCGCGTACTTCGCGTTCTTCGCCGGCAAGACGGCCTCGACCGCCCCGTCGCCCCCTCCCCCCACGAGCCGCCGCGTCATTGTTTCGAAGGGCGGGGGCGAGAACGCGGTCGGGTCGCTCCGCGAGGCGATCGCCAAAGTCGGCCCGGGCGACACCATCGTCATCACCGAGCCCCGGCTCAGCGAACCGACCATTCGGCTCGACAAGCACAAGCACAAGGACGTGACCATCGAATCCGGCCTGCCGGACGGTCGGCTCGCGGTGATCGAGCCCCTCGCGAAAGGCGGGCTGATGTTCGACACGGGCGGGGCGGAGGGGCTGAGGCTGCGCAACCTCGAGTTCGACGGAAAGGGCCAAGCCGAGATCGGGGTCCAGTTGAGCGGGAACGCCCCCGGCACGCTACTCGATAACGTGACCGTGCGGAACGTGGTCAAGACCGGCGTCCACCTGTGGAACGTTGCGGGCGACCGCGACCGCCCGGTGGTGCTGGACCGGTTACGGGTCGCCCTCCCCGCGACGGGCGAGACCGGCCTGCTCTCCCTCGCCACGGGCGGCCTGGACAACAAGTTCGTCACCGTCCGGAACTGTCGGTTCGAGGGGCCGGGACGGTCCGGGGTGCTGTTCGACGGTCCCGCGATCGATTTCGAGGTGTCGAACTGCCGGTTCTACCACCTGACGGCCGCCGGAGTGTCGCTCGCCCGTCCGGGCGGGCGCCCGATGCGCTGCACGTTCACCAACAACACGTTCTACCAGATGCCGATCGGGTTCCACTTCGACGGCCCGGCGAATGAACTCGGCACCGGGCACACCTACAAGATCGCGCTAAACTACTTCGCGAAGACCGACGAACTGTTGAAGGCCCCGGCGGCGGTTCCGGGGTTGGCCGCGGCGAACAACCTTTGCGACCCGTCGTGCGGCCCGGGCACCGCGCTTGCCGCGACAAAGATCGAGGCCCCGCGGTTACCGGACCCGAACCCGAACGACGACGCCGCGTTCCTCCGGTTCCCGGTGAACCCACCGACCGCCGAAGGAAGCCGCGTCGGCGCGAACTGA